From the Anaeromyxobacter dehalogenans 2CP-1 genome, the window TTGAGGTCGAGCAGCACGATGCCCGGCGCCTCCTCGTCCACCTTGGCGAGCGCGACCTCGCCGTTCTCGGCCTGCTGGACCGGGTAGCCGGCGTCCACGAGCACCTCGGAGAGCGCCTCGCGGAAGTCGTCGTCGTCGTCCACCACCAGGATGTACTGGCCCGGGGTCATGGTGCGTTCGGCTCCCCCCGGAGCGCGGAGGCGATCTCCGCGGCGATCCGGCGCGCGTCCGCCAGCCGGTCCGGCGCGAGCGACACCGCACCGACCACCGGGTGCCCGCCGCCGCCGTACCGCTCGCAGAGCTTGGAGATGTCGTGCGTGCGCTGCTCGCGGGCCCAGGGGTTCGAGCCCACCGACACCTTGGTTCGCTTCGGATCCTTCGACACGACCACCGTGTAGCGCGCCTCCGGGAACAGATCGTAGGCGATGAACTTGTTCGCGGCCTCGAGGCCGGTGTCGCCGAGGTCGATCTCCACCACCCCGTCCCGCACCCTGGCCTGGCGCCGCACCACGTCGATGGCGCCGCGGTGCCGCTCCAGGATCGGCGCGAGCGGCCCGGTCACCCAGTCCTGCGCCGCGATCTCGGCGAGCGGCAGCCGCTGCATGGCGCCGATGAGCCGGGTCGGGAGCGCCGGGTCCTTGGTGGCCTCGAGCAGCGTCATGATGCGGAGCGCGGGCGCCTCGAGCCGCACCGCCACCGCGGCCGACTCGAAGCGGGCCGCGTCGATGACGTCGGCCCAGCGCACCAGCTCGTCCAGCTCGGCGGCGCGCCAGCCGAACCGGTCCGCCAGCGTGCGCGCGATGAAGCCGGTGCAGCTCGGCGCGGCCGGGTCCCAGAACTTCCGGCCGGTCGCGTCCCGCTCGAACGACGCGCGGTCCGCGGGCGTCGGGAACGCGCTGGCGTGGTGGTCGAACCACCAGTCGAGGCGGGGCGAGTAGCGGAAGTCGACGCACGCGTTCACGTCCGCGCCGAAGGCGTCGGCGGGGAACGCGTCGCCCTGCTGGTGCTGCACGGGGCGGTAGCGGACGCCGGCGAGGCGCGCCCCCTCGCGCTCCTGGAACCAGCGTCCGAAGAGGGCGGCCGAGGCGCAGCCGTCGAAGCAGTTGCCGTGGTAGAGGAGCTCGAGCTGCATGGCGGGCCGGGCAATCTAGTGACGTCGGGAGCATAGCGTCAACGCGTGTTGCAGGCCCGGCCGGCGATCTGTACCCAGAGGGGGAAGCCGCGTCGGCGCCTGCCTCCGGCGCGGGCCGCGCGTGCGCGCGCGTTCTCTGTGGGTGAACACGCTCGGAGCGTGCGGGGCGGGGGTCCGGCGGCCGGCGCGGGGCGCGCGAGCCCTCGCCCCCGCCGCCACGGGCGCGCCCGGCCCCGGCCCCGCCGGCGCGCGCCGAAGGTGGCGGGCCCGGGTTTCGCCGGGTTAGACTCGGCACCCCATGGATGCGATCCGCGTCGGGGCGCTCCTCGACGACACCAAGTTCGATCTGCGGCTCACGCTCGTCGCGGGCAAGCAGGGCCTGTCGCGCCGGATCAGCTCCTCGCGCATCCAGAAGCCCGGGCTGGTGCTCGCCGGCTTCACCGAGTACCTGCACAAGGAGCGCGTGCAGGTGTTCGGGAACACCGAGATGAGCTACCTCGCCACCCTGCCGCGCGAGCGCTCGGTCGAGGTGCTGCGCAGCTTCTTCGGCCAGGACGTCTCCTGCCTGGTGGTGACGAAGGGGCTGCAGCCGCCGCCCGAGATGATGGCCGCGGCGGACGAGGCGGGGGTGCCGCTGCTCCGCACCAGCCACCTCTCCTCCAACTTCATCGAGTCGGTGCAGAACTGCCTGGAGGACGTGCTCACCGCGCAGACCTCCATGCACGGCGTGCTGCTCGACGTGTTCGGCGTCGGGATCCTGCTGCTCGGCAAGTCCGGCATCGGCAAGAGCGAGATCGCGCTCGACCTCATCATGCGCGGCCACCGCCTGGTGGCCGACGACATCGTGGACGTGAAGCGCAAGACGCCGGAGTCGGTGTTCGGCGCGGGCTCGGAGATCATCAAGCACCACATGGAGATCCGGGGCCTCGGCATCATCAACATCAAGGACCTGTTCGGCGTCGCCGCCATCCGCGAGCGGAAGAAGATCGAGATCGTGCTCGAGCTGGTCGAGTGGGATCCGAACGTGGAGTACGACCGGCTCGGCGTCGAGGAGCGCAAGTTCCGCATCCTCGACGTGGAGATCCCGATGCTGGTCGTCCCGGTCCGGCCGGGCCGCAACATGACCACCATCGTGGAGGTGGCCGCGCGCAACCACCTCCTCAAGCTCCAGGGGCACCACTCCGCCCGCGAGTTCCAGGAGCGACTGAACCGCGCCATCGCGCTCGCGCCGGGCGGGCGCGTCGGGGAGATCGACGTCGAATGACCGCCACGGTGAGCCACGCCGGGCCGCAGGTGGTGATCCTCACCGGCGTGTCCGGCTCGGGGAAGTCCACCGCGCTGCGCGCGCTGGAGGACGCCGGCTTCTACTGCGTCGACAACCTACCCATCGTCTTCCTCGAGAAGCTGCTCGAGCTCTCCGGCCACACCGCCGGCGAGGTCTCGCGCATGGCGCTCGTGGTGGACGCGCGCGAGGGGCGCTTCCTGGTGGAGGCGCCGCGGATCATCCGCGAGCTCCGCCAGAAGGGCGCCGACGTGGAGGTGCTGTTCCTCGACGCCTCCGACGAGGCGCTGGTCCGGCGCTACTCCGAGACGCGCCGCCGCCACCCGCTGGCCGGGGAGGGCGGCACCGTCCCCGACGGCATCGCGGCCGAGCGGCTGGCGCTCGCGGACGTGCGCGGCATCGCCGACGAGGTGATCGACACCACCACGCTCAACGTCCACGAGCTGAAGCGGCTCGTCACCCGCCGCTTCGTGGCCGGCGAGGGCGCGAAGCTGGGCGTGACGCTCGTGTCCTTCGGGTTCCGGTTCGGCATCCCGACGCACGCCGACCTGGTGCTCGACGTGCGCTTCCTGCCGAACCCGTTCTTCGTGCCGGAGCTGAAGCCGCACCCCGGGACGGATCCGCGCGTGGCGGAGTTCGTGCTGGGCCAGGCGGACGCGAAGGCGTTCCTGGAGCGGCTCACGGACCTGCTCGGCTTCCTGCTGCCGCGCTACCGGAACGAGGGGAAGAGCTACCTCACGATCGCCATCGGCTGCACCGGCGGCAAGCACCGCTCGGTGGCGCTCGCCGCCGCGCTCGCCGAGCGGCTCGAGGGCTCCGGCCAGCCGGTCCGGCTCTGGCACCGCGACGTCGAGAAGGAGTAGCCGCGCCCGGGCGTTCGGCGCTGGCCGCCGGGGCCCGCGGCGTATATGGTACGCGCGCGCCGGGGGGGCCGGACGCGGCCGGCCGCTCATCCGCCGCGAGGACGCTGAGGACATGGTCGGACTGGTGGTCGCCACGCACGGACGGCTCGCGGAGGAGCTCCTGCTCACCGCCGAGGGGATCGTCGGGCGCCTGGAGCGCTGCGAGGCGGTGAGCATCGTGGCCGGCGCGTCGATGGACGAGGCCCGCCAGCACATCGCCGAGGCGGTGAAGCGGGTCGATCAGGGCAGCGGCGTGCTGGTCCTCACCGACATGTTCGGCGGGACGCCCGCGAACCTGGCGCTCACCTTCCTCGGGGACAAGCTGGAGGTCGTCACCGGGGTGAACCTCCCCATGATCATGAAGCTCGCGACCGCGCGGGGCGAGGACGTCTCCCTCCACTCGGTGGCCGAGCTCGTGACCGCGTACGGGCAGAAGAACATCACCCTCGCCTCCGAGCTGCTGCGCACGCGCGCGCGGAGCCGGACGTAGCCGACCGCTGAATGGCCGGCCGGGAGCGACCGTCGAGTCTCACGTGATCCCCCTGGTCCGCGTCGACAACCGCCTGCTGCACGGCCAGATCCTCGAGACCTGGGTGCCCCGCCTGCGCATCGACCAGGTGATGGTCGCGGACGACGAGGCGGCCGCCAGCTCGCTCGCGCAGGCGGCCATGACCCTGTGCGTCCCGCCGGAGCTGCCGGTGCGCATCCGCCGGGTGGCGGAGGTCGACTACGCGGGGCTGGCCGCGGGCGGCGCCAAGGTGCTCCTGCTGGTGCGCGACGTGCCCGGGCTGGCGGCGGCGCGCGCCGCCGGCCTCGGCGCCGCGCTCGCACCGCGGGTGAATCTGGGCAACCTCCACTTCGGGCCGGGGCGGCGCCTGGTCACGCCCTCGGTGTTCGTGTCGGAGGAGGACCTGTCGGTCCTGCGCCGGCTTGCCGCGGAAGGCTTCGAGGTGGAAGCTCGCGCGATTCCTTCCGAATCCCCCACGGGTTTGGTCGAGATCGAACGCCGGTACGCCGCGGGCCATTAGGTTACACTCGTCCGGCTTGGGTCTTCTCTTCCTAGGGCTCGTGGCGGGCCTCGCCGCCGTGGAGCGCAAGGGGTTCCTGCAGGCCATGCTGTCGCGCCCCATCGCGCTGGCCCCGGTGGCAGGCTGGGTGCTCGGCGACGCGGCGGGCGGGCTGGTGGTCGCGGCGCCGCTCGAGCTGCTCTGGCTCGGCGCCGTCAACCTCGGCGCGGCGGTGCCGGTGCACGAGGCGCTCGGCGCCGCCGCCATCGCCGGCGGCGCGGTGCTGGCCGGCCGGGCGGCCGGGTCCGGGGTCACCCCGGAGATCGCGGTGCTGGCGGTGCTGCTCGCGGCGCCGGTCGCGCTCCTGGGGCGGCGCGCCGACAAGGCGGTGGAGGGCTGGAACGAGCGGCTGGCGCGCCACGCCGAGGCGGCGCTCGCGCGCCACCGGGTGGCCGAGGCCGCGCGCTCGAACCTCTACGGCCTGGCCGCGCCGTTCGCGATCGCCGCGGTGCTCGCGCCGCTCTCCGCCTGGCTGGCCGAGGCGCTCATCCCGCGCTTCCTCGCCGCCGCGCCGGGCGCGGCCGCGCCGCTGCGGGTGGGCTGGTTCGCGTTCGCCGCGCTGGCCTGCGCCGCCGGCGCGAAGGCGCTCCGCTCGCGCGCCGCCCCCCGGCTGTTCTTCGCCGCGTTCGCCGCCGCCTTCGCGGCGCTCCTCACCTGGAGGCTGCTCGGGTGAGCGCGCGCGTCCCGAGGGCCACGCTGGTGCGCGTCTTCTGGCGCTGCCTGTTCCTGCAGGCGGCCTGGAACCGGCGCGGCATGCAGAACCTGGGCTTCGCCTACGCGATCGACCCGGCGCTCCGCGCGCTCTACCCCGACCCGGCGCGGCGCGAGGAGGCGCTCGGGCGGCACCTCGGCTTCTTCAACTGCCACCCGTACATGGCCGCCGCCATCGTGGGCGGCGCCATCCACCATGAGGAGCGGGTGGCGGCGGGCGCCGAGCCGGGGCAGGCGCCGCTCGCCTACAAGGCCACGCTGCAGGGGCCGCTCGCGGCGCTGGGCGACGGCTTCTTCTGGACCGCGCTCCGCCCGTTCTTCGGCGCGCTGGCGGTGGTGGGGGCGCTCCTGCTCGGCGTCCCCGCCCTCGTCGCGGCGCTCCTCGTCTACAACGCCATCCACCTCGCCCTGCGCATCGGGCTGTTCCGCGCCGGCTACCTGCGCGGCGACGCGCTCGTCGGGACCATCGCGCACCTCAACCTGCCGGTGGTGGCCGACCGGCTCCGCGCCGGCGGCGCGGCGCTGTGCGGCGTGGCGGGTGCGGTGTTCCTCATGCGCGGCGCGGCGGTGGGCGGACCGCCGGCCGCGGCGCTCGCGGCGGCGGCCGCGGCCGGCGGCTACGCGGCGCTGGCCCGCGGCGCCCGCCTGCTCCCCACCGCCTACGTCGCCACCCTGGCCGGGGTCGGCGCCGCGCTCCTCCTCGGCCACCTCCACGGGAGCAGCTAGGGATGCCGCACCAGGAGCGCACGTTCGTCATCGTCAACACGCTCGGCCTCCACGCGCGCGCCGCGGCGCAGCTCGTCCAGACCTCGAACCGCTACCGGTCCGAGATCCACGTCGAGAAGGACGGCATGCAGGTGAACGGGAAGAGCATCATGGGCGTGCTCACGCTCGCCGCGGCCAAGGGCTCGCAGATCACCGTGACCTGCGACGGCGACGACGCCGACCAGGCCATGACCGCGCTCGCCAAGGTGATCGAGAACGGGTTCGGGGAGACATGAGCCGGTCGTCCGCCACCACGCTCGTCGGCATCGGCGCCTCGCCCGGCATCGCCATCGGGCGCTGCTGGACGATCGAGCGGCGGCGGGTGCGGACCCCCAAGCGCCGGCTCACGCCGGAGGAGGTCGAGGCCGAGCTGGCGCGGCTGCGCA encodes:
- a CDS encoding DHH family phosphoesterase, whose translation is MQLELLYHGNCFDGCASAALFGRWFQEREGARLAGVRYRPVQHQQGDAFPADAFGADVNACVDFRYSPRLDWWFDHHASAFPTPADRASFERDATGRKFWDPAAPSCTGFIARTLADRFGWRAAELDELVRWADVIDAARFESAAVAVRLEAPALRIMTLLEATKDPALPTRLIGAMQRLPLAEIAAQDWVTGPLAPILERHRGAIDVVRRQARVRDGVVEIDLGDTGLEAANKFIAYDLFPEARYTVVVSKDPKRTKVSVGSNPWAREQRTHDISKLCERYGGGGHPVVGAVSLAPDRLADARRIAAEIASALRGEPNAP
- the hprK gene encoding HPr(Ser) kinase/phosphatase, giving the protein MDAIRVGALLDDTKFDLRLTLVAGKQGLSRRISSSRIQKPGLVLAGFTEYLHKERVQVFGNTEMSYLATLPRERSVEVLRSFFGQDVSCLVVTKGLQPPPEMMAAADEAGVPLLRTSHLSSNFIESVQNCLEDVLTAQTSMHGVLLDVFGVGILLLGKSGIGKSEIALDLIMRGHRLVADDIVDVKRKTPESVFGAGSEIIKHHMEIRGLGIINIKDLFGVAAIRERKKIEIVLELVEWDPNVEYDRLGVEERKFRILDVEIPMLVVPVRPGRNMTTIVEVAARNHLLKLQGHHSAREFQERLNRAIALAPGGRVGEIDVE
- the rapZ gene encoding RNase adapter RapZ, with the protein product MTATVSHAGPQVVILTGVSGSGKSTALRALEDAGFYCVDNLPIVFLEKLLELSGHTAGEVSRMALVVDAREGRFLVEAPRIIRELRQKGADVEVLFLDASDEALVRRYSETRRRHPLAGEGGTVPDGIAAERLALADVRGIADEVIDTTTLNVHELKRLVTRRFVAGEGAKLGVTLVSFGFRFGIPTHADLVLDVRFLPNPFFVPELKPHPGTDPRVAEFVLGQADAKAFLERLTDLLGFLLPRYRNEGKSYLTIAIGCTGGKHRSVALAAALAERLEGSGQPVRLWHRDVEKE
- a CDS encoding PTS sugar transporter subunit IIA codes for the protein MVGLVVATHGRLAEELLLTAEGIVGRLERCEAVSIVAGASMDEARQHIAEAVKRVDQGSGVLVLTDMFGGTPANLALTFLGDKLEVVTGVNLPMIMKLATARGEDVSLHSVAELVTAYGQKNITLASELLRTRARSRT
- a CDS encoding PTS sugar transporter subunit IIB, which gives rise to MIPLVRVDNRLLHGQILETWVPRLRIDQVMVADDEAAASSLAQAAMTLCVPPELPVRIRRVAEVDYAGLAAGGAKVLLLVRDVPGLAAARAAGLGAALAPRVNLGNLHFGPGRRLVTPSVFVSEEDLSVLRRLAAEGFEVEARAIPSESPTGLVEIERRYAAGH
- a CDS encoding PTS sugar transporter subunit IIC produces the protein MGLLFLGLVAGLAAVERKGFLQAMLSRPIALAPVAGWVLGDAAGGLVVAAPLELLWLGAVNLGAAVPVHEALGAAAIAGGAVLAGRAAGSGVTPEIAVLAVLLAAPVALLGRRADKAVEGWNERLARHAEAALARHRVAEAARSNLYGLAAPFAIAAVLAPLSAWLAEALIPRFLAAAPGAAAPLRVGWFAFAALACAAGAKALRSRAAPRLFFAAFAAAFAALLTWRLLG
- a CDS encoding PTS system mannose/fructose/sorbose family transporter subunit IID, whose product is MSARVPRATLVRVFWRCLFLQAAWNRRGMQNLGFAYAIDPALRALYPDPARREEALGRHLGFFNCHPYMAAAIVGGAIHHEERVAAGAEPGQAPLAYKATLQGPLAALGDGFFWTALRPFFGALAVVGALLLGVPALVAALLVYNAIHLALRIGLFRAGYLRGDALVGTIAHLNLPVVADRLRAGGAALCGVAGAVFLMRGAAVGGPPAAALAAAAAAGGYAALARGARLLPTAYVATLAGVGAALLLGHLHGSS
- a CDS encoding HPr family phosphocarrier protein — its product is MPHQERTFVIVNTLGLHARAAAQLVQTSNRYRSEIHVEKDGMQVNGKSIMGVLTLAAAKGSQITVTCDGDDADQAMTALAKVIENGFGET